From the genome of Vicia villosa cultivar HV-30 ecotype Madison, WI linkage group LG2, Vvil1.0, whole genome shotgun sequence, one region includes:
- the LOC131650559 gene encoding uncharacterized protein LOC131650559: MQGGNSLFVKVFKGKYFPRGDAANAKLGFSPSYAWRSILSAQELVSKGSRWRIGDGSQVKVWSDNWIARNPGFKPLSRPTSFDEDTRVSNFIDHDLWCWNSHALARVFSPADIHNISSIPLSRRSPEDALIWHFSADGVYSVKSAYHVLNRERVANILGPSVSSSIWRKIWKVPLPSKIRYFLWRLAKDILPTRSNLQRKGILLENLCPFCSSCSEDVGHLFLHCDFAKRVYFSPPLGFRLPSEVNILDWLNVILSGKDLFILQLQCVALWKVWHARNLRVFDNKIHDPARVAVEAGLLVEDYNAANFPRRSAPVNHINRLHYASADLKLVKVDAGCFENGSISMGCVVLNRDDSVVMSACKRLEVSVSPCMAEAMAVKWALSLVQSLHFDNFVIQSDALQVVNCISGLSVIADIVPIVADCKSLLASFKNVVICFNSRDYNSEAHHMVGIGRLHGSKTWFDCIPQFASIPSCNLPAILPFL; encoded by the coding sequence ATGCAGGGAGGCAACTCACTTTTTGTCAAGGTGTTCAAAGGCAAATACTTTCCTAGGGGTGATGCGGCTAACGCAAAACTTGGTTTTTCTCCAAGCTATGCGTGGCGTAGTATCCTTAGTGCCCAAGAGCTGGTTTCAAAGGGATCTCGTTGGAGAATTGGAGATGGATCGCAAGTGAAAGTGTGGTCGGATAACTGGATTGCTCGTAACCCAGGTTTTAAACCTCTCTCTCGGCCtacttcttttgatgaggataCCAGAGTTTCGAATTTTATCGACCATGACCTATGGTGCTGGAATTCTCATGCCCTGGCCAGAGTTTTTTCGCCTGCTGATATCCATAACATCAGTAGCATTCCTCTTTCTCGTAGATCCCCTGAAGATGCGTTGATTTGGCATTTTTCTGCTGATGGGGTGTATTCTGTTAAAAGCGCATACCATGTCCTAAACCGTGAGCGTGTGGCAAACATCCTTGGTCCCTCTGTTAGCAGCTCTATATGGAGAAAGATATGGAAGGTCCCGCTCCCTTCAAAAATTCGATACTTCCTTTGGCGGCTTGCTAAGGACATTCTTCCTACCCGTTCCAACTTACAAAGGAAAGGTATCCTTCTCGAAAATCTTTGTCCTTTCTGTTCCTCCTGTAGTGAAGATGTGGGACATCTCTTCTTACATTGTGATTTCGCGAAGAGGGTGTATTTCTCTCCGCCGCTGGGATTTCGCCTTCCATCTGAGGTGAATATATTAGATTGGCTGAATGTTATTCTGTCAGGAAAGGATCTGTTCATCTTGCAGCTCCAATGCGTTGCGTTGTGGAAAGTTTGGCATGCGAGAAACCTAAGAGTTTTTGATAACAAAATCCATGATCCTGCAAGAGTGGCGGTGGAAGCTGGTCTTCTGGTGGAGGACTACAACGCTGCAAATTTCCCGAGGCGCTCCGCTCCTGTTAATCACATAAATCGTCTGCATTATGCTTCAGCGGATCTAAAACTTGTTAAGGTAGATGCTGGCTGTTTTGAGAATGGTTCTATTTCTATGGGATGTGTCGTTCTTAATAGAGATGATAGTGTTGTGATGTCTGCCTGCAAGCGGTTAGAAGTGAGTGTCTCTCCCTGCATGGCGGAAGCAATGGCGGTCAAATGGGCTTTATCGTTAGTCCAATCTCTGCACTTTGATAACTTCGTGATACAATCTGATGCCCTGCAGGTTGTTAACTGTATTTCTGGTCTGTCTGTCATTGCGGACATCGTCCCTATAGTTGCTGATTGCAAATCTTTACTTGCTAGTTTTAAAAATGTGGTTATCTGTTTCAATAGTAGGGACTACAATTCTGAGGCTCACCACATGGTGGGGATAGGGAGACTTCATGGTAGTAAAACTTGGTTTGATTGTATTCCACAATTTGCATCCATTCCCTCTTGTAATCTGCCGGCTATTTTGCCGTTTCTTTAA
- the LOC131647325 gene encoding uncharacterized protein At5g39865-like, with amino-acid sequence MGCVSSKQKRCNHCNIPYCSVSRSYTMHVHHPPQSKGDSYHLVALTSTTLGSLELVSHSQSNGFVPTAGSLHADNKQCNEFEVGTNFLFSGGKVSESFKEEEEENEAKTWSSMIVEKLPKSIVKNHVTKPTCEFDEKETIINTWELMEGLEETTPLQSPNHLEDLSFEVVNVNGNVEPQKTSIMENDDDGIDLHKPKLDPMIELEGSNDSSLKVKVIDFNDLKVVSSFKDLFHEKQEVMDKKISFFEEKKINDDVFVDFKVSSHGKKEKVVLYFTSLRMVRKTYEDCCNVKIILKGLGIRVDERDVSMHLEFKEELKELLGEEYGKGGLPKVFIGRKYIGGVEEIQKLHDDKKLEKLLDCCEKIDEIKGCDNGGCEVCGDIKFVPCETCYGSCKIYYEDDCEVGEFGFQRCSYCNENGLVRCSMCCF; translated from the coding sequence ATGGGTTGTGTAAGTTCCAAACAAAAGAGATGTAATCATTGCAACATACCTTATTGCTCTGTTTCTAGAAGCTacacaatgcatgtacatcatccaCCTCAAAGCAAAGGAGATAGTTATCATCTCGTGGCATTGACATCAACGACATTGGGTTCTTTGGAGCTTGTATCTCATAGTCAAAGCAATGGTTTTGTTCCGACCGCAGGTTCGTTGCACGCAGACAATAAGCAGTGCAACGAATTTGAGGTCGGGACAAATTTCTTGTTTTCTGGTGGAAAGGTTAGTGAGAGCTTCAAAGAGGAGGAGGAAGAGAATGAGGCCAAAACATGGTCTAGTATGATTGTCGAGAAGTTGCCAAAATCTATTGTCAAGAATCATGTCACAAAACCAACTTGTGAGTTTGATGAGAAGGAGACTATCATCAACACATGGGAACTAATGGAAGGTCTTGAAGAGACAACTCCTTTACAATCACCAAATCACTTAGAAGATTTATCTTTTGAGGTTGTCAATGTTAATGGCAATGTTGAACCACAAAAGACTAGTATCATGGAGAATGATGATGATGGCATTGATTTACACAAACCCAAGTTGGATCCAATGATTGAGTTGGAGGGTTCAAATGATTCAAGTCTCAAGGTTAAAGTTATAGATTTTAATGATCTTAAAGTTGTTTCTTCGTTCAAGGATTTATTTCATGAGAAGCAAGAAGTGATGGATAAGAAGATATCCTTTTTTGAGGAAAAGAAAATCAATGATGATGTTTTTGTGGATTTCAAGGTTTCCTCGCATGGGAAGAAGGAAAAAGTTGTCTTGTATTTCACAAGCCTACGTATGGTGAGAAAAACTTATGAAGATTGTTGCAATGTTAAGATAATTTTGAAAGGATTAGGCATAAGGGTTGATGAGAGAGATGTTTCAATGCATTTAGAATTCAAAGAAGAGCTCAAAGAGTTACTTGGTGAAGAGTATGGCAAAGGAGGATTACCAAAGGTGTTTATTGGAAGGAAATACATTGGTGGAGTTGAGGAAATTCAAAAACTTCATGatgataagaagcttgagaaattgCTTGATTGTTGTgaaaagattgatgagataaaaGGATGTGATAATGGTGGATGTGAAGTTTGTGGTGATATAAAGTTTGTTCCTTGTGAAACATGTTATGGAAGTTGTAAAATTTACTATGAAGATGATTGTGAAGTTGGAGAGTTTGGATTTCAAAGGTGTTCTTATTGCAATGAAAATGGACTAGTTAGATGTTCCATGTGTTGTTTCTAG